The Candidatus Eisenbacteria bacterium genome contains a region encoding:
- a CDS encoding type III pantothenate kinase — protein MPKRSTKRPQPPRATAHQTARLAPPVRRHQKPLIAVDVGNSETVIGLLESREVRGFWRLTSGRMTADEIVLQLDAVLRAAGVRSGGAPMGGVLCSVAPSLTLAWIEALRRRIGTAPVEVNADTARSLPIRYHDRTAVGADRIANAVAASGYYGTPAIVVDLGTAPTFDCVSQQGAYLGGAIAPGVVTSAEELFRRAARLPRVELRRPARALGRTTEESLQSGVLFGQAGQVDALVRRLALEMKGTPHVIATGGLAKIIAPECETVNSVDEALTLKGMSLLWEENT, from the coding sequence ATGCCGAAGCGTTCGACGAAACGACCCCAGCCCCCGCGCGCGACCGCGCATCAGACCGCGCGGCTCGCGCCACCGGTGCGGCGCCATCAGAAGCCGCTCATCGCGGTCGACGTGGGGAACAGCGAAACGGTGATCGGACTGCTCGAGTCGCGCGAAGTGCGAGGATTCTGGCGACTCACGAGCGGGCGCATGACCGCGGACGAAATCGTGCTTCAGCTCGACGCGGTGCTGCGTGCCGCCGGTGTCCGCTCCGGCGGAGCGCCGATGGGGGGCGTGCTGTGCTCGGTCGCGCCGTCGCTCACGCTGGCGTGGATCGAGGCGCTGCGCCGCCGCATCGGCACCGCGCCGGTCGAGGTCAACGCGGACACCGCACGTTCGCTGCCGATCCGCTACCACGACCGCACTGCGGTCGGCGCGGATCGCATCGCGAATGCGGTGGCGGCCAGCGGGTACTACGGCACTCCGGCGATCGTGGTGGATCTGGGTACCGCGCCGACGTTCGACTGTGTTTCACAACAGGGTGCCTATCTGGGCGGCGCCATTGCGCCGGGCGTGGTGACGAGCGCGGAGGAACTGTTCCGGCGTGCGGCGCGCCTTCCGCGCGTGGAGCTTCGTCGACCCGCGCGGGCACTCGGACGCACCACCGAGGAGAGCCTCCAGTCCGGCGTGTTGTTCGGCCAGGCCGGCCAGGTGGACGCGCTCGTTCGGCGGCTCGCGCTTGAAATGAAGGGAACGCCACACGTCATTGCCACCGGCGGGCTTGCGAAGATCATCGCCCCCGAGTGCGAAACCGTGAACAGCGTCGACGAGGCGCTGACCCTGAAGGGCATGTCACTGCTCTGGGAGGAGAACACCTGA